GTGGTGAGCATCAGAGAAGACGAGTTGTTTTTGAGCAGTTTGTATGCAATGCCAAAAACGAAATTTTGTGGCAGTGGATCTGCCTGGTCGGCATCGATAAACGTCATGTTTGGACCGACATTGCGCAACACGCTGCCGAAGGTAAGCCGATCTGTAGCTGTCCACATGAGGCCTATGTCTCCGGCAAAAGAAGTCGCTGTCCCTTTGCCCTGTTCAATACCCGCACCTATGTCGGAGAGATTTTCATGGATGAACTTAACGGTTATGCCCAGTGCCAGATTTTTGAAGAGATGCGTGCCATAAGATACACCCAGGGCCATGCCATAGCTTTTAAATGTACCTAAAAGGTTTCCCTCTTCATCTGTGCGTTGTTGTTCGCCCAAAGAACTGTAAATGAGGCTGTATCCCAGATTGCCAATGCCACTAAAGGGGTGTGTGTAAGCACCGAATGACGAAAAGATGTCTCCAGCCAGTCGGGGAACGGGTTTGTAAAGGGTGGTGCTGAGACTGTGAATTTGCAATGAGGCCAGTGCGGCGGGGTTGTAGTACGTCGCATTGGCGTCATCGGCAATAGCGACGTACGCATTGCCCATGCCCGCTGCACGAGCCGATGGTGCGAACAACAAAAAAGTGGCTGCGGCATGGCTTTCTGGCGT
This DNA window, taken from Gemmatimonadota bacterium, encodes the following:
- a CDS encoding PorV/PorQ family protein → MKHRLLALFALGIGLISTPADATPESHAAATFLLFAPSARAAGMGNAYVAIADDANATYYNPAALASLQIHSLSTTLYKPVPRLAGDIFSSFGAYTHPFSGIGNLGYSLIYSSLGEQQRTDEEGNLLGTFKSYGMALGVSYGTHLFKNLALGITVKFIHENLSDIGAGIEQGKGTATSFAGDIGLMWTATDRLTFGSVLRNVGPNMTFIDADQADPLPQNFVFGIAYKLLKNNSSSLMLTTDVYKPLASDNFFSFISGWNDDTFGWKPNPGGNGFTEFDDMDYRVGIEWMYQLSEDSAFALRSGYSYDKDGKRNFPTFGLGLKYNWANFDISYFVPTEDTPASNTFRFTGGFIF